A single window of Thalassoroseus pseudoceratinae DNA harbors:
- a CDS encoding DNA/RNA non-specific endonuclease yields the protein MIHSIEELASQIGIASQRRDLERLEELEKCFRATREPGPLPLAPDIQLNSELVDVEKVAVESDRVLGLANALSRAKRRIVYHQQKWTNFRRPVIVSEGDSWFQYPVRLDDVIDVLLKDHLILSLGAAGDLLTNMAAEGEYLNAIENEEADVFLLSGGGNDMLHSGRLAGYLKPYRDGMDAQALLQRSRWNEFREELRSTYAGIFHAVATRFSSVVTFCHGYDYAIPRVDGKWLGGPLASRGVPKELWPDVIKILIDEFNDTQKTLAAASSGRVVHVDCRGTVGKSLNSWFDELHPKDTGYKKVAQLFAQRIADHFGKDSSFDESMAAEYPTHEVAATISVPVFSSTTASLPLAVTNQFVARSRPIGMPSHVHAYEQSNGGLVDEAIIDSGRSKVGPMLPPAPISVPSDISRKDIPSDTLHANPEADTPYRTCAIVRAVRDNVLERCCMPYSGIGSEVVTSDSRTDDQLRKLPPCTSLAVWQAHLRKDPQTLRSYNDFVEVRRQYEQEEPNSRVQTRLELLPESDLFFQERIIGRSNLEQINFLSRGERAARTVGRMSIFTEYGIPAGTGSGFLVGPGLLLTNNHVIGTQDRACSGSYILFDYEYDADNRLKTSERFDLTDDLFLTDKELDFTFVSVASVGSRGTKIDDYGRMRLVRESGKALKGEEVSIIQHPEGLPKQIAIRESTVVGRKDAFIYYYADTNRGSSGSPVVNDQWFPVALHHRSVPDYYNTCEYVANRGIRVSEIYKRLEQAADAGSETSARIIDRLETEPSPSNVPVTISSDGVGAAVERFVEPFHELPYDNREGYDDEFLGRRIRMPLVTDAASIAAPRTDTTSPKYLLTYEHFSVVMHKQRRLAIFTAANVDASPTAKRPELGKNYSRKGLGGLGRNDRERWFEDPRISSSHQLPDRFFENDGTAFDKGHLTMRADVGWGSDYDEVRRANGDTFHTTNCSPQVAKFNRAIFGFHGLWGELEEVVLEQAEDEKLCVFSGPILADADELFRGLDSSGEVLIQIPAAYWKVIVARNGNGIESFAFILEQDLSDVPLEFDLPSIWKTRRVKVADVEARAGLFKFPDEVRDNDGG from the coding sequence ATGATCCACTCGATCGAAGAACTTGCCAGCCAAATCGGGATCGCAAGTCAACGGCGAGACCTCGAACGGCTAGAAGAACTTGAGAAGTGCTTTCGCGCAACTAGGGAGCCGGGGCCGCTTCCGCTCGCACCAGATATTCAGCTGAACTCCGAGCTTGTTGACGTCGAGAAAGTTGCTGTCGAGTCGGACCGGGTTCTCGGTCTTGCTAACGCTCTCTCGCGAGCCAAGCGGCGAATTGTTTACCATCAGCAGAAATGGACAAACTTCCGCCGCCCCGTCATTGTTAGCGAAGGTGACAGCTGGTTCCAATACCCTGTCCGGCTGGATGATGTCATAGATGTACTGCTCAAAGATCATTTGATTCTTTCGCTCGGTGCAGCGGGTGATTTGTTGACCAATATGGCCGCTGAGGGCGAATACCTGAACGCGATTGAGAATGAAGAGGCTGACGTTTTTCTTCTAAGTGGTGGTGGAAACGACATGCTGCACAGCGGACGGCTTGCCGGGTATCTCAAGCCTTACCGGGATGGGATGGATGCTCAGGCGTTGTTGCAACGTAGTCGGTGGAATGAATTTCGTGAAGAGTTGCGATCGACATACGCGGGCATCTTCCACGCGGTCGCAACTCGATTTTCAAGCGTGGTCACATTCTGTCACGGATATGACTACGCGATTCCCCGTGTGGACGGTAAATGGCTTGGTGGGCCTCTTGCGTCGCGAGGCGTGCCGAAGGAATTGTGGCCGGATGTGATCAAAATTCTGATTGATGAATTCAATGACACACAAAAGACACTGGCCGCGGCGTCATCAGGAAGAGTCGTGCACGTCGATTGTCGTGGCACTGTTGGAAAGTCACTTAACAGTTGGTTCGATGAACTCCACCCAAAGGACACAGGTTACAAGAAAGTTGCACAGTTGTTCGCGCAACGCATCGCGGATCACTTTGGAAAGGACTCGTCCTTTGATGAGTCGATGGCGGCAGAGTACCCGACGCACGAAGTCGCCGCAACCATTTCTGTCCCGGTATTTTCCAGCACGACGGCAAGTCTTCCGCTGGCGGTAACAAATCAGTTCGTTGCGAGAAGTCGTCCGATCGGCATGCCGTCCCACGTACACGCGTATGAACAGTCGAATGGGGGACTCGTTGACGAAGCTATTATCGACTCTGGACGATCGAAAGTAGGTCCGATGCTGCCGCCGGCACCTATTTCAGTTCCAAGCGATATATCGAGGAAGGACATCCCATCAGATACGTTGCATGCTAATCCTGAAGCCGATACTCCGTACAGGACATGCGCAATTGTTCGAGCGGTTCGTGACAACGTGCTTGAACGTTGCTGCATGCCGTACTCGGGAATTGGCTCTGAAGTCGTCACATCCGATTCACGCACTGACGATCAGTTGCGCAAGTTACCGCCTTGTACATCGCTGGCAGTCTGGCAAGCTCACCTTCGCAAAGACCCTCAAACACTTCGGTCGTACAACGACTTCGTTGAAGTGCGGCGACAGTATGAACAGGAAGAGCCTAACAGTCGCGTTCAGACTCGGCTCGAACTCTTACCCGAGAGTGACTTGTTTTTTCAAGAGAGGATCATCGGACGCTCAAACCTCGAACAGATTAATTTTTTGTCACGTGGCGAGCGCGCTGCGAGAACCGTTGGCAGAATGTCGATCTTCACTGAGTACGGTATCCCCGCAGGCACAGGCTCAGGGTTTCTGGTTGGTCCAGGGCTCCTGTTGACGAACAACCATGTGATCGGAACTCAGGATCGCGCATGTTCTGGAAGCTACATTTTGTTTGACTACGAATACGATGCCGACAATCGCTTGAAGACTTCCGAACGGTTTGACCTAACCGATGATTTGTTCCTGACCGACAAAGAACTCGATTTTACCTTCGTGTCTGTCGCTTCGGTCGGGAGCCGTGGTACGAAGATTGACGATTACGGGCGCATGCGACTAGTCCGTGAAAGTGGTAAGGCCTTGAAAGGTGAGGAAGTCTCAATCATTCAACATCCTGAAGGGCTCCCAAAACAGATCGCGATACGAGAAAGCACCGTGGTCGGACGCAAAGATGCCTTTATATACTACTATGCAGATACGAATCGTGGATCATCGGGTTCACCCGTCGTCAATGACCAGTGGTTCCCAGTTGCACTTCATCATCGCAGCGTTCCTGACTACTACAACACCTGCGAATATGTAGCCAATCGAGGAATCAGAGTCAGCGAAATCTACAAGCGGCTCGAACAAGCTGCGGATGCCGGCAGTGAAACGTCAGCCCGCATTATTGATCGGCTGGAAACAGAGCCATCGCCATCGAATGTTCCGGTCACGATTTCTAGCGACGGTGTCGGTGCCGCTGTGGAGCGATTCGTCGAACCGTTCCATGAACTTCCGTATGACAATCGCGAAGGCTACGACGACGAGTTCCTTGGTCGTCGTATTCGGATGCCACTGGTGACTGACGCGGCAAGCATTGCAGCTCCTCGGACAGATACAACGAGCCCGAAGTATCTGCTGACCTACGAACACTTTTCGGTCGTCATGCACAAGCAGCGTCGGTTAGCGATCTTCACTGCCGCGAACGTAGATGCTTCGCCGACCGCAAAACGACCAGAGCTGGGGAAAAACTACAGCCGAAAAGGACTTGGCGGCCTCGGACGAAATGACCGAGAGAGATGGTTTGAAGACCCGCGAATCTCGTCATCGCATCAGCTACCGGATCGTTTTTTCGAGAATGACGGGACTGCTTTTGACAAAGGTCACCTAACAATGCGGGCGGACGTCGGCTGGGGAAGTGACTACGACGAAGTTCGCCGAGCAAACGGCGACACTTTTCACACTACCAACTGCTCGCCGCAAGTCGCCAAATTCAATCGAGCCATCTTCGGCTTCCACGGTTTGTGGGGCGAACTTGAAGAAGTCGTGCTTGAGCAGGCGGAGGACGAGAAATTATGCGTCTTTTCCGGTCCAATTCTCGCCGACGCCGACGAACTTTTTCGTGGTCTCGATAGTTCTGGTGAGGTTCTGATCCAGATTCCTGCGGCCTATTGGAAGGTCATCGTTGCCCGCAACGGAAACGGGATCGAATCGTTTGCATTCATACTTGAGCAAGACTTGTCAGACGTACCTTTGGAATTCGACTTGCCGAGTATATGGAAAACTCGTCGCGTAAAAGTCGCAGATGTGGAAGCCAGAGCTGGTCTGTTCAAGTTCCCCGACGAGGTCCGCGACAACGACGGTGGGTAA
- a CDS encoding cupredoxin domain-containing protein yields the protein MSLYQVTGFRVLNGSNARVYRLRVMKYENFKKENEDGINSLEGGTGDDPIDEAGDHRNQYDRYSAPFLRIGKDSWLWSEAMEMKTFVIAMAKRADFVVDFGALAEGLGEIETQEFVLVNTSAIRSASARC from the coding sequence GTGTCATTGTACCAGGTGACGGGTTTCCGAGTTCTCAATGGTTCGAATGCCCGCGTCTATCGTCTGCGGGTGATGAAATATGAGAACTTCAAGAAGGAGAATGAGGACGGCATCAATTCGCTTGAGGGGGGAACCGGCGACGATCCCATCGATGAAGCCGGAGATCATCGCAACCAATACGACCGCTACTCGGCTCCGTTCTTGCGGATCGGCAAAGATAGCTGGTTGTGGAGCGAAGCGATGGAGATGAAAACATTCGTAATCGCGATGGCGAAGCGGGCGGACTTCGTCGTCGACTTTGGCGCGCTCGCGGAAGGTCTGGGCGAGATAGAGACGCAGGAATTTGTGCTTGTCAACACATCCGCAATCCGCTCGGCCTCGGCCCGCTGCTGA
- a CDS encoding DEAD/DEAH box helicase has product MSAIVLLLIAGYPADASEVARFATKSDVSSAEAAVLRDAICALAVTRFEEAVEHGESAQSSRFGYFDTVENDEQYDRDVATGLLWLRLAEGVGLMCAQLLSEATATVAPANVFDEVMTLSLESVSLDQGDDELTIDSMFSGPYFLAALLRRLSDELPPRGVVHTPSPSGVEREKWIEFVRGMAASRPLLWHNHLRAVKSGFLNCGVSSVISFPTGAGKSTLAELKIAPCLLSGRKVVFLAPTHALSHQVRASLTSTFPNYKIHDSIIGDGFYAELGDDESTFADVTVMTPERCLMLLDLHPKAFKEIGLVVIDECHILHPSRGTEDRRAIDAMLALLRLVEATDTADFVLLSAMISNAHEISDWISTSFGRSCLALDLRWKPTRQAKGCLVYGADEITGLRSDITTTRNSATTKGPPKALKQRQRATPYGLFSLRQTWNSNDVDDFRFCRLPPQKLPLDINARWELTNNKNSVAELLAAEFAKRGIKTIVFSQNKLHCEKMAANADGSLPPEATITLTDNERVLQDAAIEEAGGSEHALLPHRKGSSCHHGLLNSVERSLAECVFRRAGGGRIIIATPTLAQGMNLPAEAVIIAGAHRFDTTNNARALMDAHDLLNAAGRSGRAGFRPEGIVLLVTDSPIEFDINEETTTIGHAWFELKDSIFSKEDQCLSIEDPVELMLDEIALSTEALRGTPAYFANRLPIGSDKEPTASLLGRSLGAFKAQSESRLQEFTEQIQKAIGKRTELLLDGKTVSWADELASSNGVPAVIFKSIGEELSFQSDVGNWTVLQWIEFAFRWAKSHLKLADRMFDRSAVKKIVGTPESVNPIPSDAISTLETVFNKFLAGSTLADIEAACPPAKRSNSHCHRARELTQRTALDVSYLVGLFPQIHRALQEHDSVAELQVPTPLAVASACARDGLSSPEMLALSILLHRRSPEITRCRVHREFHAIEPHLTPGDLGESFETVSQRVLRAQESARD; this is encoded by the coding sequence ATACAGTTGAAAATGACGAGCAATACGATCGAGACGTGGCCACTGGCCTTCTATGGCTGCGACTGGCGGAGGGGGTCGGACTAATGTGTGCACAATTACTGTCAGAGGCGACCGCGACAGTGGCACCAGCAAACGTTTTTGATGAGGTCATGACACTCTCGCTTGAATCGGTAAGTCTTGATCAGGGCGATGATGAGCTGACAATCGATTCTATGTTCTCAGGACCTTATTTTCTCGCGGCTCTCTTACGGCGGTTGTCAGACGAATTGCCTCCGCGCGGTGTCGTGCATACTCCGTCACCAAGCGGGGTTGAGCGGGAAAAGTGGATCGAATTCGTACGCGGAATGGCTGCCTCTCGTCCCCTACTGTGGCACAACCATCTGCGGGCGGTAAAGTCCGGGTTCCTCAACTGTGGAGTGTCATCAGTGATCAGCTTCCCAACAGGAGCTGGCAAATCAACCCTTGCGGAACTGAAGATAGCACCGTGTCTGCTGTCTGGCCGGAAGGTCGTTTTCCTGGCACCAACACACGCACTCAGCCATCAGGTACGTGCCTCGCTTACGTCAACTTTCCCGAATTACAAGATTCATGACTCCATAATCGGCGACGGATTTTATGCGGAGCTGGGAGATGACGAGTCGACGTTCGCAGATGTAACTGTCATGACGCCCGAGCGGTGCCTCATGTTGTTGGACCTGCATCCGAAAGCCTTTAAAGAAATTGGTCTTGTCGTCATTGACGAATGCCACATTCTCCATCCATCGAGAGGCACCGAAGACAGGCGAGCAATCGATGCCATGCTGGCTCTCCTGCGGCTTGTCGAGGCAACGGATACTGCCGACTTTGTCCTCCTATCCGCAATGATTAGCAATGCCCACGAAATCTCCGATTGGATTTCGACGAGTTTCGGGCGGAGTTGCTTGGCTCTTGATCTACGGTGGAAGCCCACTCGTCAGGCCAAGGGGTGTCTTGTCTACGGGGCTGACGAGATCACTGGTCTAAGAAGTGACATCACGACAACACGGAACTCTGCGACAACCAAGGGGCCGCCAAAGGCGCTAAAGCAACGGCAACGCGCAACTCCATATGGCCTGTTCTCGTTGCGTCAAACCTGGAATTCGAACGATGTTGACGATTTCCGTTTCTGTCGACTACCTCCACAGAAACTGCCGCTGGACATCAACGCGAGATGGGAACTAACGAACAACAAGAATTCAGTAGCGGAGTTGCTTGCTGCCGAGTTTGCCAAGCGCGGCATCAAGACGATCGTTTTTTCACAGAACAAGTTGCACTGCGAGAAGATGGCGGCCAACGCGGACGGCAGTCTCCCGCCTGAAGCGACAATCACTCTGACTGACAACGAAAGGGTTCTCCAGGATGCAGCAATTGAGGAGGCAGGAGGCTCTGAACATGCATTGTTGCCTCATCGCAAAGGTAGCAGCTGTCACCACGGCCTGCTGAATTCTGTCGAACGATCGTTAGCGGAATGCGTGTTCCGAAGGGCCGGAGGTGGTCGTATTATCATTGCCACTCCGACGCTCGCTCAAGGTATGAATTTGCCTGCTGAAGCCGTGATCATCGCCGGTGCCCACCGATTTGACACGACGAACAATGCTCGAGCGTTGATGGATGCCCACGACCTACTCAACGCCGCCGGTAGGTCCGGTCGGGCCGGATTTCGACCTGAAGGGATTGTGTTGCTGGTTACGGACTCGCCGATTGAATTCGACATCAATGAAGAAACCACGACGATCGGACACGCCTGGTTTGAGTTAAAGGATTCGATTTTTTCAAAGGAAGACCAGTGCCTGTCGATTGAGGATCCAGTCGAATTGATGCTTGATGAAATTGCGCTTAGCACGGAGGCGCTGCGCGGGACTCCAGCATATTTTGCCAATCGATTGCCTATCGGCAGTGACAAGGAGCCGACGGCATCTTTGCTGGGACGTTCACTCGGCGCGTTCAAGGCCCAATCAGAGTCGCGACTTCAGGAATTCACCGAACAGATCCAAAAGGCAATCGGGAAGCGAACAGAACTTTTGCTGGATGGCAAGACTGTCTCATGGGCAGATGAACTTGCTTCATCCAATGGTGTGCCGGCCGTCATTTTCAAGAGTATCGGCGAAGAGTTGAGTTTTCAATCTGACGTTGGGAATTGGACTGTCCTCCAATGGATCGAGTTCGCATTCAGGTGGGCGAAATCGCACCTGAAACTAGCTGATCGCATGTTTGACCGGTCAGCTGTAAAGAAGATTGTTGGGACACCAGAATCCGTTAACCCAATTCCTTCAGATGCAATTTCGACACTGGAAACGGTGTTTAACAAGTTTCTTGCGGGTTCCACGTTGGCGGACATAGAGGCTGCTTGTCCTCCAGCGAAGAGAAGCAATTCACATTGCCACAGAGCCCGAGAACTGACCCAGCGAACAGCACTTGACGTCTCGTATCTCGTTGGTCTGTTTCCTCAAATTCATCGGGCTTTGCAGGAACATGATTCGGTGGCTGAGCTGCAAGTGCCTACACCTCTTGCCGTCGCGAGTGCGTGTGCTCGGGACGGCCTTAGCTCACCGGAGATGCTTGCACTCTCGATATTACTACACAGACGCTCACCCGAGATTACACGTTGTCGGGTACATCGCGAGTTTCACGCTATTGAGCCACATCTTACACCAGGTGATCTGGGCGAGAGCTTCGAGACTGTCAGCCAACGAGTGTTGCGCGCGCAGGAATCAGCGCGCGACTAA
- a CDS encoding WD40 repeat domain-containing protein, with amino-acid sequence MPDFNGYQGNSSNWGLILLIEPMENRIRSVLRGHQDTVTDIELSKDGRVLASASYDRTLRLWSVSEGGLLATSPQLGATPTDVTVTHDGDRVLAVLQNGSCSLWRSDTNDIEEIFRPEEGAISSVCWTPEGDSALIVSADGHLHRWTVEGGVEATAALGDGQASRLLSVRTLVAERGTAGSFLVGGHTDSEARLWQVTLNTLEAKRVQLPVRLTSVDFIATSSSSNTVAIASNDGRIAVTQEPDLSDWREIVAAFEGPKAIAWSNDGTSLAWSTEYQQVPGPINSETFDTEFEFQGPVLRPASPGKTYCHPPGNEDFEVTHDGETLKILRDSETVGTFKSPFGKITCHKLITKSRVVVGTSRGLFCFNFSNGAEPAIVTLNADDIQFYDLCKSPDGHYIASISADGVVRVWDPEWNQELLAIFANKASVAAWLPTGGFYGDHENIRWTIHNGSDGSPHEYVEPTDIHRRQTLGAVAISDLGMIRNGKENITNAVAALVLEDLSTCPNEDRRHMRYLTYRNRVVGLRNSLSEGYSLRLSDAQSFANELTFGVNSLSTSAEIFVPRIIDARRTVFRLDLRKLGWTALGWDQVAAMHPDPGGIARWTTNGIERHTGCNKSILPADWFLHACLQPPAYYRLLRLPRTVKKLERRIGASVRAAQKPKVGDILRIGISRSTFFKPTVNRIIDRHEITLDGRAYWRTFDFRDGSGRGNIFRYPFGPGNEEICFKHSGSKIHFHLPNGLQAFFLADRNGLRADATTEAYGQESSPQVRMGTLHHRQSTFGRLIAGRDCLSNCHSSSPIHSIGKFDETMPYLQAFGAEALGLSSTEMEGLGKLYADKDSLAEARSRDISLIREAQRRCLITQPHNAYDSPTAVYIVSHYREKLSSHMIAAELDTSEDTLRDVLNDERLSGVVGPAFIRGGSADRQAIEECLSDLRQVVRAKGELLP; translated from the coding sequence GTGCCTGACTTTAACGGATATCAAGGTAACTCATCGAACTGGGGGTTGATACTGTTGATCGAGCCGATGGAGAATCGTATACGATCCGTCCTTCGTGGCCACCAGGATACTGTCACTGACATCGAGCTTTCGAAAGATGGTCGAGTGCTGGCATCGGCTTCCTATGATCGAACATTAAGGCTATGGAGTGTAAGCGAAGGCGGTCTCTTGGCAACGTCCCCCCAGCTCGGTGCCACGCCTACGGATGTTACCGTCACCCATGACGGTGATCGCGTGCTAGCCGTATTGCAAAACGGTAGCTGTAGTTTGTGGCGTAGCGATACGAATGATATTGAGGAAATTTTCAGACCAGAAGAAGGTGCCATTTCGAGTGTGTGTTGGACACCGGAAGGCGACTCGGCGTTGATTGTGTCGGCTGACGGGCATCTTCACCGTTGGACAGTCGAAGGTGGTGTTGAGGCAACAGCAGCACTTGGCGACGGTCAGGCAAGTCGTTTGTTGAGCGTTCGAACGTTGGTCGCGGAACGTGGCACAGCTGGTTCGTTCTTGGTTGGTGGGCACACAGACAGTGAAGCACGACTCTGGCAAGTAACATTAAATACGCTAGAAGCCAAAAGGGTTCAGTTACCAGTTCGTCTCACCAGCGTTGATTTTATCGCCACATCTAGCTCCTCAAATACCGTTGCAATTGCTTCAAACGACGGCCGGATCGCCGTTACGCAGGAACCGGACTTAAGCGATTGGCGGGAAATTGTTGCAGCATTCGAAGGCCCAAAGGCAATCGCGTGGTCCAACGATGGGACATCGCTCGCGTGGTCAACGGAGTACCAACAAGTTCCAGGTCCGATCAACTCGGAAACCTTCGACACGGAATTCGAGTTTCAAGGTCCTGTTTTGCGTCCAGCGAGTCCTGGAAAAACCTATTGTCATCCTCCCGGTAACGAAGATTTTGAAGTGACGCACGATGGCGAAACGCTTAAGATTCTCCGTGATTCTGAGACAGTTGGTACTTTCAAGAGCCCGTTTGGAAAGATCACGTGCCACAAGCTCATCACTAAGTCAAGGGTAGTCGTTGGGACATCACGCGGATTGTTCTGCTTCAACTTTAGCAATGGTGCCGAGCCCGCCATTGTGACATTAAATGCTGACGACATTCAGTTCTATGATCTCTGTAAGTCACCAGATGGACATTATATTGCATCTATTTCGGCCGACGGAGTCGTCCGAGTTTGGGACCCTGAATGGAACCAAGAGCTCTTGGCGATCTTTGCTAATAAAGCATCTGTTGCGGCCTGGTTGCCGACTGGAGGCTTCTACGGCGATCACGAAAATATCCGTTGGACAATCCACAATGGTTCCGATGGATCACCGCACGAATATGTGGAGCCCACAGATATTCACAGGCGACAAACACTAGGTGCAGTTGCCATTTCAGATTTAGGCATGATTCGAAATGGCAAGGAGAACATTACGAATGCTGTAGCAGCGTTGGTCCTTGAGGATCTTTCAACGTGTCCTAACGAAGACCGCAGGCATATGCGGTATTTGACGTATCGGAATAGGGTTGTCGGTCTCAGAAACAGTCTTTCAGAAGGCTATTCGTTGCGCCTTAGTGATGCGCAGAGCTTTGCCAACGAGCTTACATTTGGTGTAAATAGTTTATCGACTTCGGCGGAGATCTTTGTACCTCGGATAATTGATGCCCGACGAACTGTGTTTAGGTTGGACCTGCGAAAGCTAGGATGGACAGCATTAGGCTGGGATCAAGTTGCCGCTATGCACCCGGATCCCGGAGGTATTGCTCGCTGGACAACGAACGGGATCGAACGGCACACCGGATGCAATAAATCGATCTTGCCAGCTGACTGGTTTCTCCATGCATGTCTTCAGCCGCCCGCGTATTATAGGTTGCTGAGATTGCCTCGAACAGTCAAGAAGCTGGAACGCCGGATTGGAGCGAGCGTTCGAGCAGCACAGAAACCCAAGGTTGGTGACATCCTGCGGATAGGCATCTCCCGGTCGACGTTCTTTAAACCAACGGTGAATCGGATCATCGACCGTCACGAGATCACATTGGATGGTCGCGCCTATTGGCGGACATTTGACTTCCGCGATGGGAGTGGGCGAGGCAATATTTTTCGATATCCCTTCGGGCCAGGCAACGAAGAAATCTGCTTCAAACACAGTGGCAGCAAAATTCACTTTCATTTGCCGAATGGACTGCAGGCATTCTTCCTCGCTGATCGAAACGGTTTGCGGGCTGACGCTACTACAGAGGCGTATGGTCAAGAAAGCAGCCCCCAAGTGCGGATGGGAACACTGCATCATCGTCAAAGCACTTTTGGTAGATTGATCGCTGGCCGGGATTGCTTGTCTAACTGCCACTCATCCTCCCCGATTCATTCGATTGGAAAATTCGACGAAACCATGCCGTATTTACAAGCATTCGGCGCTGAGGCACTTGGTCTTTCAAGTACCGAAATGGAAGGTCTTGGGAAACTGTATGCAGACAAAGATTCCCTAGCTGAGGCAAGGTCAAGAGACATTTCCCTGATTCGCGAAGCGCAACGACGCTGTCTTATCACGCAACCGCATAACGCATACGATTCCCCAACTGCCGTTTACATCGTAAGTCACTATCGCGAAAAACTGTCCTCACATATGATAGCGGCTGAATTGGACACCTCGGAAGACACTCTTAGAGACGTGCTGAACGACGAGCGGCTGTCTGGTGTGGTGGGACCGGCGTTCATTCGTGGCGGCAGTGCCGATCGTCAAGCTATTGAAGAGTGCCTGTCGGACTTGCGGCAAGTAGTGAGAGCCAAAGGTGAATTGCTTCCTTGA